A window from gamma proteobacterium SS-5 encodes these proteins:
- a CDS encoding radical SAM protein yields MLPKREKLADRLPLKTPFSVHIFPSYKCNFKCNYCIHAISNAELKKRGFSKDVMNFNTFINAIKGIKDYESRIKALIFAGHGEPLLHPDIIKMVDLAKKENIAERVEITTNASMLSKQMSDSLIDAGLDRLKISIQGTSEKKYKEISNHNLIYNDFIDNIKYFYSQKKHTEVYIKIIDIALKDKQDEFYFKSIFSSISDYIDIEYAIPFVPQLDLSLIKNNFDKCKQGHAIHSEICSMPFYMQVVTPNGDVLPCCSIDIPIVLGNVNNESLKQLWESEQQRKFLLTMLSDRESNKVCSRCSVPIYGLQEGDYLDSCKDKLLKAFENGAPNAS; encoded by the coding sequence ATGCTGCCTAAAAGAGAAAAGCTTGCTGATCGATTACCGCTCAAAACTCCTTTTTCAGTTCATATTTTTCCATCATATAAGTGTAATTTCAAGTGTAATTACTGTATACATGCAATTTCAAACGCTGAATTAAAGAAAAGGGGATTTAGTAAAGATGTTATGAATTTTAATACCTTTATTAATGCAATCAAAGGAATAAAAGATTATGAATCGAGAATTAAAGCGCTAATTTTTGCAGGCCATGGTGAACCCCTATTGCATCCAGACATTATAAAAATGGTTGACTTAGCAAAAAAAGAAAACATAGCAGAGAGAGTAGAAATAACAACTAATGCATCGATGCTGAGCAAACAAATGTCTGATAGTCTTATCGATGCAGGCCTGGACAGGCTTAAAATATCTATTCAAGGTACATCAGAGAAAAAGTACAAAGAAATATCTAATCACAACCTTATTTATAATGATTTTATTGACAATATTAAATACTTTTACAGTCAAAAAAAACATACTGAAGTCTATATAAAAATAATAGACATTGCATTGAAAGATAAGCAAGATGAATTTTATTTTAAGTCGATATTTTCATCAATTTCAGATTATATTGACATAGAATATGCCATCCCTTTTGTACCGCAGCTCGACTTATCATTAATAAAAAATAACTTTGATAAATGCAAACAGGGTCACGCTATTCATTCAGAAATTTGTTCTATGCCATTTTATATGCAAGTAGTTACACCAAACGGTGATGTACTGCCTTGTTGCTCTATTGATATACCAATAGTTTTAGGTAATGTTAATAATGAAAGCCTGAAGCAATTATGGGAAAGTGAACAACAGAGGAAATTTTTATTAACTATGTTAAGCGATAGAGAATCTAATAAAGTATGTAGTCGATGTTCTGTACCGATATATGGATTGCAGGAAGGAGATTATCTCGATAGTTGTAAAGATAAATTACTTAAAGCTTTCGAAAATGGAGCACCGAATGCAAGCTAA